In Syntrophobacterales bacterium, the following proteins share a genomic window:
- a CDS encoding efflux RND transporter permease subunit, which translates to MLSRFFLDRPVFAWVIAIVMMVAGGLAIYNLPISQYPPIAPPSIAITAFYPGASAETVENSVTQIIEQKMAGFDKMLYLSAASDSSGSSRIELTFAPGTDPDLAWAQVQNKLQLAMSSLPDVVQRGGVKVSKSTRNYLIIVGLISEDGSMDGNDLRDYAQSNLEKVLSRVPGVGEVETFGTQYAMRVWLNPDKLTDYRMTVQDVITALRVYNAQVSAGQFGGAPAVKGQRLNAAIIVQSLLKTPEEFAAIPIRTNPDGSVVRVKDVGRTELGTEQYDIQAYFNGKPSAGMAIRQAAGANALDTADAVRAKLAEMSRYFPSGMKVVYPYDTTPFVTVAIKEVVKTLFEAILLVFLVMFLFMGNMRATLIPTIAVPVVILGTFAVLGLFGFTINMLTMFAMVLSIGLLVDDAIVVVENVERIMGEEGLSPREATAKSMDQITSALIGIGLVLSAVFGPMMFFGGSTGVIYRQFSVTIIASMLLSVVVALVLTPVLCASLLKPVPKGHEAAETGIRFLRPFFRWFDRIFFRTRDVYLKVVGHALSRKRRYLFVFLLIVVAMGYLFQRMPTAYLPDEDQGILLVQAMLPANSTLEQTEEVLERVRNHFLESEKDAVESVMTVAGMSFSGRGQNVGLAFAKLKDWKLRSRPDQKVWAVAGRAMGAFSQIRNAMVFAFAPPAVIELGQGTGFDFQLLDRGGLGHADLMAARNQLLGMAMKDPRLVRVRPNGLEDVPEYRIDVDWEKAGALGVPIAAINNTISAAFGSAYVNDFIQGGRVKRVFAQADAPFRMLPGDLEKLYVGNTAGKMVPFASFASGHWTSGSPKLERFNGFPSINIWGEPAPGRSSGEAMRIMEELTAKLPPGIGFDWTGLSYQERQAGAHTALLYAFSILVIFLCLAALYESWPIPLSILLALPLGAIGGVIGSTLRGLPNDVYFQIGLLTTLGLTTKNAILIVQFAKARVDEGMGLIEATLEGAKLRLRPIIMTSLAFGFGVMPLAFATGAGAGAQKAIGTAVLGGMVTATFLVTLFAPLFYVVIEKLFGKRGKREASKTNDTNPSEDR; encoded by the coding sequence ATGCTATCGAGATTCTTCCTGGACCGTCCAGTCTTCGCTTGGGTGATCGCCATTGTCATGATGGTGGCAGGCGGCCTGGCAATCTACAATCTGCCCATATCCCAATACCCCCCCATCGCACCGCCGTCGATTGCCATCACGGCCTTCTACCCGGGGGCTTCGGCGGAGACCGTTGAAAACAGCGTGACGCAAATCATCGAGCAGAAGATGGCCGGCTTCGACAAGATGCTGTACCTGTCCGCTGCGAGCGACTCGTCCGGCTCGTCTCGCATCGAGCTGACCTTTGCCCCGGGGACCGACCCGGACCTCGCCTGGGCCCAGGTGCAGAACAAGCTTCAGCTCGCCATGTCGAGCCTGCCGGACGTGGTGCAACGGGGAGGCGTCAAGGTCAGCAAATCCACAAGGAACTACCTGATCATCGTGGGTCTGATCTCGGAAGACGGCAGCATGGATGGCAATGATTTGCGAGACTATGCCCAATCCAACCTGGAGAAGGTGCTCTCAAGGGTTCCGGGGGTCGGCGAGGTTGAAACCTTTGGCACCCAGTACGCTATGCGGGTCTGGCTCAACCCCGATAAACTCACCGATTACCGGATGACGGTTCAGGATGTGATCACGGCGCTGCGGGTCTACAACGCGCAGGTTTCCGCAGGCCAGTTCGGCGGGGCGCCGGCGGTGAAGGGCCAGCGTCTGAACGCCGCCATTATTGTCCAGAGCTTGCTCAAAACGCCGGAGGAGTTTGCCGCCATCCCCATCCGCACAAATCCGGACGGATCCGTTGTACGGGTCAAGGATGTGGGACGAACGGAACTGGGCACCGAGCAATATGACATCCAGGCTTATTTCAACGGCAAACCTTCCGCCGGCATGGCGATCAGGCAGGCCGCGGGCGCCAATGCCTTGGACACGGCCGATGCCGTCCGGGCCAAGCTGGCAGAAATGAGCCGCTACTTTCCCTCCGGCATGAAGGTCGTTTATCCCTACGACACCACTCCCTTTGTCACGGTGGCCATCAAGGAGGTGGTCAAGACCCTTTTCGAGGCGATCCTGCTCGTTTTCCTGGTGATGTTTCTGTTCATGGGAAACATGCGGGCCACCCTGATTCCGACCATCGCGGTGCCGGTGGTGATCCTGGGCACTTTCGCGGTGCTGGGGCTTTTCGGGTTCACCATCAACATGCTCACGATGTTCGCCATGGTGCTGTCCATCGGTCTTCTGGTGGACGACGCCATCGTGGTGGTGGAGAACGTGGAACGGATCATGGGCGAGGAAGGGCTTTCGCCGCGGGAAGCCACGGCCAAGTCCATGGACCAGATCACCAGCGCCTTGATCGGCATCGGGTTGGTGCTCTCGGCGGTCTTCGGCCCGATGATGTTTTTCGGCGGTTCCACCGGGGTGATCTACCGGCAGTTTTCCGTAACCATCATCGCCTCCATGCTCCTTTCGGTGGTGGTGGCCTTGGTGCTGACGCCGGTTCTCTGCGCATCGCTTCTCAAGCCGGTGCCCAAGGGGCACGAGGCGGCGGAAACGGGAATCCGGTTCTTACGTCCCTTCTTCCGGTGGTTTGACCGCATCTTTTTCCGAACCAGGGACGTTTATCTGAAAGTGGTCGGTCACGCTCTTTCGAGGAAACGGCGTTATCTATTTGTCTTTTTGCTGATCGTAGTGGCGATGGGCTACCTGTTTCAACGGATGCCCACCGCCTATCTCCCGGACGAAGATCAGGGTATCCTGTTGGTTCAGGCCATGCTCCCGGCGAACTCGACCCTGGAGCAGACCGAGGAAGTCTTGGAGAGAGTCAGGAACCATTTTCTTGAGAGCGAGAAGGACGCAGTGGAATCCGTCATGACGGTTGCCGGCATGAGCTTCTCCGGCAGGGGACAGAATGTGGGCCTGGCTTTCGCCAAGCTCAAGGACTGGAAGCTGCGGAGCCGGCCGGACCAGAAGGTCTGGGCCGTGGCCGGAAGGGCCATGGGGGCCTTCTCCCAGATCCGCAACGCCATGGTGTTTGCGTTCGCGCCGCCGGCGGTCATCGAACTGGGCCAGGGCACGGGGTTTGATTTTCAGTTGCTCGACCGCGGCGGTCTGGGCCACGCCGATCTGATGGCGGCCCGCAACCAGCTTCTCGGCATGGCCATGAAGGACCCGAGATTGGTACGGGTTCGACCCAATGGCCTGGAAGATGTGCCCGAATACCGGATTGACGTGGATTGGGAAAAGGCCGGCGCCCTGGGGGTCCCCATTGCCGCTATCAACAACACCATTTCGGCGGCCTTCGGCAGCGCCTATGTCAACGACTTTATCCAAGGAGGCCGGGTCAAGCGGGTTTTCGCCCAGGCGGACGCCCCTTTCCGCATGCTGCCCGGAGATCTGGAAAAGCTCTATGTGGGCAATACTGCGGGTAAGATGGTCCCCTTTGCCTCTTTTGCGTCCGGCCATTGGACTTCCGGATCTCCCAAGCTGGAGCGCTTTAACGGCTTTCCATCCATCAACATCTGGGGCGAGCCGGCGCCGGGGAGGAGTTCCGGTGAGGCGATGCGGATCATGGAAGAACTGACCGCGAAGCTGCCTCCGGGGATCGGTTTCGACTGGACGGGGCTCTCCTACCAGGAGCGTCAGGCCGGCGCCCATACGGCCCTTCTGTACGCCTTTTCGATTCTGGTGATTTTCCTGTGTCTGGCGGCGCTCTACGAGAGTTGGCCTATTCCCCTTTCGATCCTGCTGGCCCTCCCCCTTGGGGCAATCGGTGGCGTGATTGGATCGACTCTCAGGGGCTTACCCAATGACGTCTATTTCCAGATCGGGCTTTTGACCACCCTCGGCTTGACGACCAAGAACGCCATCCTGATCGTCCAGTTCGCAAAGGCGCGGGTGGATGAAGGAATGGGGTTGATCGAAGCAACGCTGGAAGGGGCAAAATTAAGGTTGCGTCCCATTATCATGACCTCGCTGGCGTTCGGATTCGGCGTGATGCCGCTGGCGTTTGCGACCGGAGCAGGCGCAGGCGCCCAAAAAGCGATCGGCACCGCCGTGCTGGGAGGGATGGTCACAGCCACCTTTTTGGTGACCTTGTTTGCACCCCTTTTCTATGTGGTGATCGAAAAGCTCTTCGGAAAACGGGGGAAGCGTGAAGCATCCAAGACAAACGATACAAATCCATCGGAGGATCGATGA
- a CDS encoding efflux RND transporter periplasmic adaptor subunit → MQIYDRAKRIAAGGVLAGILILGGCGQTTTGGSPQAGPPEVAVVTIQPKRFVVTTELAGRTSANRVAEVRPQVGGIIQKRLFEEGADVKAGQVLYQIDPAPFQAAYDNAAASLAAMRKAADRARAALRASLAGVTRQQATLDFARTNRGRFEELSKEGAVSASQRDQAVTEADVAEATIRAAEAQVESDRAAVAAAEATIHQAEAALETFRINLKYTRVTAPISGRIGRSGFTEGALVTAQQPVALATIQQLDPMYVDLPQSTTELLRLRRRLEDGRLSHNGEIRDKVRLLFEDDAKYPLEGALQFRDVTVDPTTGSVILRVLFPNPKGVLLPGMFVRAVVEEGFNKQALLIPQQAVSRNPKGDPVALIVDAEGKVQQRMLTLDRAIGNVWLVSSGLAAGDRVIVEGMQKVRPGASVKMVPFEADGAKKNGEGRKAALAAVKAGGK, encoded by the coding sequence ATGCAGATTTATGACAGGGCAAAACGAATCGCCGCCGGGGGTGTGCTTGCCGGGATCTTGATCCTGGGCGGTTGCGGGCAGACCACCACGGGCGGATCCCCACAGGCTGGACCCCCCGAAGTCGCCGTTGTTACCATACAACCGAAACGGTTTGTGGTGACAACTGAATTGGCCGGGCGGACGTCCGCCAATCGGGTCGCCGAAGTGCGTCCCCAGGTGGGCGGTATCATCCAGAAGCGTCTGTTCGAGGAAGGCGCCGATGTCAAGGCCGGCCAGGTGCTTTATCAGATCGACCCCGCCCCCTTTCAGGCGGCGTACGACAATGCGGCGGCGAGCCTTGCGGCCATGCGGAAAGCTGCCGACCGGGCACGGGCCGCCCTGAGAGCGAGCCTCGCCGGCGTCACCCGGCAGCAGGCCACCCTGGATTTCGCCCGGACGAACCGCGGGCGCTTCGAGGAGCTGTCCAAAGAGGGCGCCGTCTCCGCCAGCCAGCGCGACCAGGCCGTAACTGAGGCCGACGTGGCCGAAGCCACGATTCGGGCCGCCGAGGCGCAGGTGGAGAGCGACCGGGCAGCGGTAGCCGCGGCCGAGGCAACCATCCATCAGGCGGAAGCGGCGCTGGAGACGTTCCGGATCAATCTGAAGTACACCCGTGTGACGGCCCCCATCTCGGGCCGGATCGGGAGATCCGGCTTCACGGAGGGCGCCCTGGTAACGGCGCAACAGCCCGTAGCCCTGGCTACCATTCAACAACTGGATCCCATGTACGTGGATTTGCCCCAATCCACGACCGAGCTGCTGCGATTGCGGCGCCGCCTGGAGGACGGCCGTCTCAGTCACAACGGGGAGATCCGGGACAAGGTCCGCCTCCTCTTTGAAGACGACGCCAAATATCCCTTGGAAGGGGCGCTTCAATTCCGCGACGTCACGGTAGATCCGACGACCGGATCGGTCATCCTGCGGGTCCTGTTTCCCAACCCAAAGGGGGTTCTGCTGCCGGGCATGTTCGTCCGGGCGGTGGTGGAAGAAGGATTCAATAAGCAAGCGCTCCTGATTCCTCAACAGGCCGTCTCCCGCAACCCGAAGGGGGATCCCGTTGCACTGATCGTGGACGCCGAGGGCAAGGTGCAACAGAGGATGCTTACACTGGATCGTGCCATCGGCAATGTATGGCTTGTGTCATCGGGTCTGGCAGCAGGCGATCGGGTGATCGTCGAGGGGATGCAAAAGGTGAGACCGGGCGCTTCCGTGAAAATGGTTCCCTTTGAAGCGGATGGGGCAAAGAAAAACGGGGAAGGTCGGAAAGCGGCCCTCGCGGCTGTAAAAGCGGGAGGCAAGTGA
- a CDS encoding TetR/AcrR family transcriptional regulator — translation MKTSDKRRDIMQAALDLIAEQGFHRTPMAEISEKAGVAAGTIYRYFESKDVLITALYRELEGKIITVLQGGYPSGRPLRERFLYLLRELIRYFITNPHHFRYMEQYYNSPYGISLHRDKLLGKSGNHDILMDIFEQGIEQQVLKEFPKAVLFSLAFGPLISLMRDNIVGFIVLDDPLIERITEACWDAIKR, via the coding sequence ATGAAAACATCAGACAAGCGTCGCGACATCATGCAAGCAGCCCTCGACCTCATTGCGGAACAGGGTTTTCATCGAACCCCGATGGCCGAGATATCCGAAAAGGCGGGCGTGGCCGCCGGGACGATTTACCGTTATTTCGAGAGCAAGGACGTTCTCATCACCGCGTTGTACCGGGAACTGGAAGGGAAAATCATCACGGTTCTCCAGGGAGGCTATCCATCCGGGAGGCCCCTCCGGGAAAGATTTCTCTACCTGCTCAGGGAACTCATCCGATATTTTATAACGAATCCTCATCATTTCCGCTACATGGAGCAGTACTACAACTCGCCGTACGGAATCTCCCTGCACAGAGACAAGCTTTTGGGTAAGTCCGGCAACCACGATATCCTGATGGATATTTTTGAACAGGGGATCGAGCAGCAGGTTCTCAAAGAGTTTCCGAAGGCCGTGCTGTTTTCCCTGGCCTTCGGTCCCCTGATCTCTCTGATGCGCGACAATATTGTCGGCTTCATCGTCCTGGACGATCCCCTGATTGAGCGAATCACGGAAGCCTGCTGGGACGCGATCAAAAGGTGA